One segment of Anatilimnocola aggregata DNA contains the following:
- a CDS encoding toxin-antitoxin system HicB family antitoxin, whose product METTTATPTLTPATPEERLQTATRIADTMFQQQPDWVTFFREVLGVDGLVRKLFTTPEDLAEFEKTAEYAEIQAMVAKLRERSGAQSDGKEPTRVITVRLPKSLHESLRAEAHDRKTSMNQLCISKLLQVIDEQLVVSE is encoded by the coding sequence ATGGAAACGACCACCGCTACCCCTACTCTCACTCCCGCGACCCCCGAAGAGCGTCTGCAGACCGCTACCCGGATTGCAGACACGATGTTCCAACAGCAACCCGATTGGGTCACGTTCTTTCGTGAAGTCTTGGGTGTTGACGGTCTCGTTCGCAAGCTCTTCACCACTCCTGAAGATCTGGCCGAATTTGAGAAGACAGCTGAGTACGCCGAAATTCAAGCGATGGTTGCCAAGCTGCGCGAACGCTCGGGCGCTCAATCGGATGGCAAAGAACCGACCCGCGTGATCACCGTCCGCTTGCCCAAGAGCTTGCACGAATCCCTCCGGGCTGAAGCTCACGATCGCAAGACCAGCATGAATCAACTCTGTATTTCCAAGCTGCTGCAAGTCATTGATGAGCAGTTGGTTGTTTCCGAGTAA
- the csrA gene encoding carbon storage regulator CsrA produces the protein MLVLSRKRDERILIGDSIVVTIVDIRGDKVRIGIEAPSDVAVHREEVLLALQQHAAQAAAAQNSSPAKPNNP, from the coding sequence ATGCTGGTGCTGTCTCGCAAACGTGACGAACGGATCCTGATCGGCGATAGTATCGTCGTCACCATCGTCGACATCCGAGGGGATAAAGTCCGCATCGGGATCGAGGCCCCGTCTGACGTGGCGGTGCACCGGGAGGAAGTTCTGTTGGCACTTCAACAGCATGCGGCCCAAGCAGCGGCCGCCCAAAATTCTTCGCCTGCCAAGCCCAACAATCCGTAA
- a CDS encoding sulfatase, with translation MYRSLWTAAWSLVAIAIGVASVALTHAADKPNILIFYADDLGYGELGCQGNSEIPTPHIDSIAKSGLRFTQGYVAATYCSPSRAGLMTGRYPTRFGHEFNSSHNAVGLAAKETTIADRLKAVGYATAAIGKWHLGHQPENRPTKRGFDEFYGTLANTPFYHPTNFVDSRVSDEVRAIEDKEFYTTDKYAERAVDWIERNKAKPWFLYLPFNAQHAPLQAPQKYLDRFPNIADEKRKIFAAMLSSMDDAVGQVLAKVRELKQEENTLIFYIADNGGPTQGTTSKNDPLRGFKMTTFEGGPRVPFIAQWKGKLPAGKTYDLPVVNLDVLPTALAVAGAPVDSTAKLDGVNLMPYLTGENKARPHETLYWRFGPQWAVRHGDLKLVVSRGGSGEPELYDLAIDISESKDLAKSQPEKVKELRALYETWSAEQAPPSAPDAPAKKGQKKKNKNKQKQ, from the coding sequence ATGTACCGAAGTCTTTGGACCGCAGCTTGGTCTCTCGTCGCCATCGCGATTGGAGTAGCGTCAGTCGCGCTCACCCACGCTGCCGATAAACCAAACATTTTGATCTTCTACGCCGATGATCTGGGCTATGGTGAGCTCGGCTGCCAGGGAAATTCTGAGATCCCAACACCGCACATCGATTCCATCGCTAAGAGCGGACTCCGCTTCACCCAAGGGTATGTTGCCGCCACCTACTGCAGTCCCTCTCGCGCGGGTTTGATGACCGGCCGCTATCCCACGCGGTTCGGCCATGAATTCAACAGTTCGCACAATGCCGTTGGCCTGGCAGCAAAAGAAACCACGATCGCAGATCGGTTGAAAGCAGTCGGCTATGCCACCGCGGCTATCGGTAAGTGGCACTTGGGGCACCAGCCCGAGAATCGGCCGACGAAGCGTGGTTTTGACGAGTTCTATGGCACGCTCGCTAACACGCCGTTCTATCATCCGACCAATTTCGTCGACTCACGCGTAAGCGACGAAGTGCGGGCAATTGAAGACAAAGAGTTCTACACCACTGACAAGTACGCCGAACGGGCTGTGGATTGGATTGAAAGAAACAAAGCCAAACCTTGGTTTCTCTATCTCCCTTTCAACGCCCAACACGCTCCACTGCAAGCTCCGCAAAAGTACCTCGATCGCTTTCCGAACATCGCCGATGAAAAACGCAAGATCTTCGCGGCGATGCTTTCTTCGATGGACGATGCCGTCGGCCAAGTGCTGGCGAAGGTTCGCGAACTAAAGCAAGAAGAGAATACACTGATCTTCTACATCGCCGACAATGGCGGCCCGACACAGGGTACAACCTCGAAGAACGATCCTCTCCGCGGTTTCAAAATGACGACCTTCGAAGGTGGACCGCGCGTCCCCTTCATCGCCCAGTGGAAAGGGAAGCTGCCGGCCGGCAAGACTTACGATCTGCCGGTAGTAAATTTGGATGTGCTGCCAACGGCCTTGGCGGTTGCGGGTGCGCCCGTCGATTCGACTGCCAAGCTCGATGGCGTAAATCTGATGCCCTACCTCACAGGCGAAAACAAAGCTCGGCCGCACGAGACGCTCTATTGGCGGTTTGGGCCGCAGTGGGCAGTGCGCCACGGCGATCTGAAGTTAGTTGTCTCGCGTGGCGGCAGTGGCGAACCCGAACTCTATGATCTTGCCATCGACATCAGTGAATCGAAAGACCTCGCCAAATCGCAGCCTGAAAAGGTGAAGGAATTACGAGCGTTGTACGAGACCTGGAGTGCCGAACAAGCACCACCGAGTGCGCCGGATGCTCCTGCCAAAAAGGGGCAGAAGAAGAAAAACAAAAACAAGCAGAAGCAATAG
- a CDS encoding DUF4159 domain-containing protein: MTGPYRIVDGLSPARWITLLIVALCLQQLFPATVFAQGAGIALHREVTPATVNDAIRFGVGYLHGRQRPNGSWADFESPFAQPGAVTALTTLALLNCGERVDEPHVKAALDFLESQPAPGSTYATSLHVMAFCQADPLRYKLKITGLASWLEAHQVVADGKSKGGWSYMPSVGIADNSNTQFAMLALHEAERVGVKIPDRTWQLAKDYWLKNPVYDKGRGAFGYHNGVSGSMTCAAISSLIIARDRLANGESRVVGEQIQCCGNEPQEDEVERAIDWLGRNFSARNNPGDDGQANRWLYYYLYGMERVGRMSGQRFFYGKPQLNPNTGAFATPKYDWYREGCQVLLEQQDALTKNWAGMEIERDPLIATPLALLFLAKGRRPVAIARLNTGTANNDWNHHRRSLQNLVGRVERQWRRDLSWQTYDLKDATVADLLEAPVLFLSGSQSLQLSDVHKKMLREYVNQGGFLFIEACDGNGCDGSAFDRDIRQMLKEMFPESALRKLPPDHAVWYAQQRVQPQQLPKDPEFWLWGLDSCCRTGVVYCPRSLSCYWELAHPYRELDYPQVVKDQIEQVSRIGGNILAYATNRQLKEKLDRPQISISLPGGKSPRGSLVIPKLTHGGGSDDAPNALQNLLTVLDKQLQIKIDYERRKFAPNEPKLLDYPIVFTHGRRGFQFSSAERKSLKDYLDRGGFIFADAICASTEFSQSLKAELQLIYPNAKFYRVPAGHPLLTDEFQGFNLRSVMLRDPQFRSEEDPLSAKLVKTTPLLEVLEVDDRIAVVLSPYDISCALEKGASLECKGYTSADAARIGANIILYALQQ, from the coding sequence ATGACCGGCCCCTACCGGATCGTCGATGGACTGTCGCCAGCGCGCTGGATCACACTGCTAATTGTTGCGCTTTGCCTTCAGCAGTTGTTCCCCGCGACCGTATTCGCACAAGGGGCAGGCATTGCGCTCCATCGCGAAGTTACGCCAGCAACCGTCAACGATGCGATTCGCTTTGGGGTTGGCTACTTGCATGGCAGGCAGCGACCCAATGGGAGTTGGGCCGATTTCGAAAGTCCATTCGCACAGCCGGGCGCGGTGACTGCACTCACTACGTTGGCCTTGCTTAATTGCGGCGAGCGCGTCGACGAACCGCATGTGAAGGCAGCTCTCGACTTTCTCGAAAGCCAGCCTGCGCCCGGTTCAACGTATGCCACGTCGTTACACGTAATGGCATTTTGCCAAGCCGATCCGCTCCGTTACAAGCTGAAGATTACGGGCCTCGCCAGTTGGCTCGAAGCGCACCAGGTGGTTGCCGATGGCAAGAGCAAAGGGGGCTGGTCATATATGCCCAGTGTAGGGATTGCGGACAACTCAAATACTCAGTTCGCGATGCTTGCCCTGCACGAGGCCGAACGCGTCGGCGTCAAGATTCCCGATCGCACCTGGCAATTGGCCAAGGACTATTGGCTGAAGAATCCCGTCTATGACAAAGGTCGCGGCGCATTTGGCTATCACAACGGTGTGTCGGGAAGCATGACATGCGCGGCTATTTCATCGCTGATCATCGCGCGAGATCGGCTAGCGAACGGTGAGTCGCGCGTGGTTGGCGAGCAAATTCAATGCTGCGGCAATGAACCGCAAGAAGACGAAGTCGAACGGGCCATCGATTGGCTGGGTCGGAATTTTTCGGCGCGGAATAACCCAGGCGACGATGGACAGGCCAATCGTTGGCTCTACTACTATCTGTATGGCATGGAGCGGGTCGGTCGGATGTCGGGCCAGCGGTTTTTCTATGGCAAGCCGCAACTCAATCCCAATACCGGTGCTTTCGCAACGCCAAAATACGACTGGTATCGCGAAGGTTGCCAGGTTTTGCTCGAACAACAAGACGCGCTAACAAAGAACTGGGCCGGCATGGAGATCGAACGCGATCCACTCATTGCCACACCACTCGCGCTGCTGTTTTTGGCGAAGGGACGCAGACCCGTGGCGATTGCCCGGTTGAACACTGGCACTGCCAATAACGACTGGAACCACCATCGCCGCAGTTTGCAGAACCTGGTGGGGCGAGTGGAACGACAATGGCGCCGCGATCTTTCCTGGCAGACATATGACCTGAAAGATGCCACTGTTGCCGACCTGCTCGAAGCGCCGGTTCTTTTTCTCAGCGGTTCACAAAGTTTGCAGCTCAGCGACGTGCACAAGAAAATGTTGCGTGAGTATGTGAACCAAGGTGGCTTCCTGTTTATCGAAGCATGCGACGGCAATGGGTGTGATGGTTCGGCTTTCGATCGCGATATTCGCCAAATGCTTAAAGAGATGTTTCCCGAAAGCGCGCTCCGCAAGTTGCCCCCCGATCATGCCGTCTGGTATGCCCAGCAGCGAGTGCAGCCGCAGCAATTGCCGAAAGATCCGGAATTTTGGCTGTGGGGACTCGATTCTTGCTGCCGTACTGGCGTTGTCTACTGCCCGCGCAGCTTGTCGTGTTATTGGGAACTAGCGCATCCCTATCGCGAACTCGATTATCCTCAAGTCGTCAAAGATCAGATCGAACAGGTCTCACGCATTGGTGGCAACATCTTGGCCTATGCGACGAATCGACAGCTGAAGGAGAAGCTAGACCGCCCGCAGATTTCCATCAGTTTGCCTGGCGGCAAATCTCCGCGTGGTTCGCTTGTCATACCCAAGCTAACGCACGGTGGTGGCAGCGATGACGCACCGAATGCCTTGCAGAATTTGCTCACCGTGCTTGATAAGCAACTGCAGATCAAAATTGACTACGAGCGCCGCAAGTTCGCCCCGAACGAGCCCAAGCTGCTCGATTATCCGATTGTCTTCACGCACGGTCGCCGTGGCTTTCAATTCTCCAGCGCTGAGCGAAAATCACTGAAGGACTACTTGGATCGAGGCGGCTTCATTTTCGCTGATGCGATCTGCGCGAGCACAGAGTTTTCCCAGTCACTCAAGGCCGAGCTGCAACTGATCTATCCCAATGCCAAGTTCTATCGAGTTCCGGCGGGGCATCCGTTGCTAACGGATGAGTTTCAAGGCTTTAATCTCAGAAGCGTCATGCTGCGCGATCCACAGTTTCGTAGCGAGGAAGATCCCCTTTCCGCGAAGCTAGTAAAGACGACGCCTCTGCTGGAAGTTCTCGAAGTAGACGACCGCATTGCCGTCGTCCTTTCGCCATACGACATTAGCTGTGCACTGGAAAAAGGAGCGTCGCTCGAGTGCAAAGGCTATACATCGGCCGACGCGGCTCGCATCGGCGCAAATATCATTCTCTACGCCTTGCAGCAGTAG
- a CDS encoding AAA family ATPase, translated as MSEKPKSLGDILQEFAKHRQVMQQELQRVIVGQNEVIEQLFAAIFTRGHCLLEGVPGLAKTLMVSTLAKILDVGFKRIQFTPDLMPSDITGTNVLEEDENGKRNFRFVEGPVFTNILLADEINRTPPKTQAALLQAMQEREITVGRTTYNLPDPFFTIATQNPIDQEGTYPLPEAQLDRFMFNIKVGYPSSDEEEKILSSTTRQEKVEVRQILNAKQIINVQKLVGAVAVSEFIVKYAARLVRATRPKDETAPAFIKELVDWGAGPRAGQFLINGGKAIAAMEGRFSVAIDDIRKIAVPVLRHRISTNFQAQAEGMTNEDVILRLLKEVPEPEIKKFV; from the coding sequence ATGAGCGAAAAACCGAAGAGCCTGGGCGATATCCTGCAAGAATTCGCCAAGCACCGGCAGGTGATGCAGCAGGAACTGCAGCGCGTCATCGTGGGCCAGAATGAAGTCATCGAGCAGCTATTCGCGGCCATCTTTACGCGCGGCCACTGCCTGCTCGAAGGGGTGCCCGGGCTGGCCAAGACATTGATGGTCAGCACGCTAGCCAAGATCCTCGATGTCGGCTTTAAGCGGATTCAGTTCACACCTGACCTGATGCCCAGCGACATCACTGGCACTAATGTGCTTGAAGAAGACGAAAACGGCAAACGTAACTTCCGCTTTGTCGAAGGCCCTGTATTCACCAATATTCTCCTGGCCGACGAAATCAACCGCACGCCCCCCAAGACACAAGCCGCGCTGCTGCAGGCCATGCAGGAACGCGAAATCACAGTCGGTCGCACCACTTATAACTTGCCCGATCCATTCTTCACCATCGCCACACAAAACCCCATCGACCAGGAAGGAACGTATCCGCTGCCAGAAGCACAGCTGGATCGCTTTATGTTCAACATCAAGGTTGGCTATCCCTCCTCCGATGAAGAAGAAAAAATCCTCTCGTCGACCACGCGCCAAGAGAAGGTCGAAGTGCGACAGATCCTCAATGCCAAGCAGATCATCAACGTTCAAAAGCTGGTCGGTGCTGTCGCCGTTAGTGAGTTCATTGTGAAATATGCCGCCCGCCTAGTCCGGGCAACTCGCCCCAAGGACGAAACCGCCCCGGCGTTTATCAAAGAACTTGTCGACTGGGGTGCGGGGCCGCGAGCAGGGCAATTCCTCATCAACGGCGGCAAAGCGATCGCCGCGATGGAAGGACGCTTCAGCGTTGCCATCGACGACATTCGCAAAATCGCCGTGCCCGTATTGCGGCACCGCATCAGCACTAACTTTCAGGCCCAGGCAGAAGGAATGACCAATGAAGACGTTATTCTGCGACTCCTTAAAGAAGTGCCTGAACCTGAGATTAAAAAGTTCGTCTGA
- the metF gene encoding methylenetetrahydrofolate reductase [NAD(P)H], translating into MTFYPPGKFTLSFELFPPKTSTAEAAMYDNVEHLMAFRPDVITCTYGAGGSTQQKTLEITSEVKRRFGVRVASHLTCVGATVNQLREYLQIAGDRGVDNIVALRGDPPKGETSFTPVEGGLRYANELLSLIKADFPQYGVAVAGYPETHQEAPSFEVDLQNLQRKVAAGADVVITQLFYDNADFFRFRDACGQLGIKVPIIPGILPVTNLGQIQRITSLCKAKLPAEFIAKLGEKDSPEWQFDVGVEFATRQVQELIDSGIPGVHFYVLNKSPATSAVLQAVKYAS; encoded by the coding sequence ATGACGTTTTACCCTCCCGGCAAATTCACACTCTCGTTTGAGTTGTTCCCTCCGAAGACCAGTACAGCGGAAGCAGCGATGTACGACAACGTCGAACATCTGATGGCTTTCCGCCCCGACGTCATTACTTGCACTTATGGCGCGGGGGGCAGCACGCAGCAAAAGACGCTCGAGATTACGAGCGAAGTGAAACGCCGGTTTGGTGTCCGCGTGGCTTCACATCTGACTTGCGTCGGTGCGACGGTCAACCAACTCCGAGAATACCTGCAAATTGCCGGTGACCGCGGCGTCGATAACATCGTCGCTCTCCGTGGCGATCCACCCAAGGGCGAGACATCGTTCACTCCAGTCGAAGGTGGCTTACGCTATGCCAATGAATTGCTGTCGCTAATCAAGGCCGACTTTCCGCAGTACGGTGTGGCCGTGGCCGGCTACCCAGAAACGCATCAGGAAGCGCCCAGCTTCGAAGTCGATCTGCAAAACCTGCAACGAAAAGTAGCTGCCGGTGCAGATGTGGTGATTACTCAGTTGTTCTACGACAATGCCGACTTCTTTCGCTTTCGCGACGCGTGCGGGCAACTGGGAATTAAAGTTCCGATCATCCCCGGAATTCTGCCGGTGACCAATCTCGGCCAGATTCAGCGGATCACTTCGCTCTGTAAAGCAAAGTTGCCAGCCGAGTTCATCGCAAAATTGGGCGAGAAAGACTCGCCCGAATGGCAGTTCGATGTCGGCGTCGAGTTCGCCACTCGTCAGGTGCAGGAGTTGATCGACAGCGGCATCCCCGGCGTTCACTTCTATGTGCTCAACAAGTCGCCGGCCACTTCGGCCGTCTTGCAGGCCGTGAAATACGCATCGTAG
- the dnaB gene encoding replicative DNA helicase, with protein sequence MSSVQRTDKPRQKKETQGELLQRQPPFDLQAEIGVLGSIVLLPDVLDDVIMIIRPSDFYDDAHVKLFEHMCSLHESNKKIDPTLLVDRLKTAGDYDAIGGSAYLSKIINAVPNAAHATYYADIVREKATYRSLITASTEILREAYDESQEAAHLLGQAEQKIFSILDNRSDNAVRPIKDILHDAMDRLEAVMMGTHSAGGGDYGFRELDSKTGGVHNGELVILAARPSMGKTAFAMNVAENVSLGQNVPTLFVSLEMSSIELADRLLCSVARVNGYRLRNGTVSQEDRLRLVEKAAEVAKAPLFVDDSPGRTVSEIAAAARRIKRRHGSLGLVVIDYLQLIEPDNAKDPRQEQVAKIARRLKGLARELKVPVMCLAQLNRQTEMGKDNIPRLSHLRESGAIEQDADVVMFVHREEYYLRGEERDRLAGQAQIIIAKQRNGPVGDVNLEWHKEFTRFQDPTPERLREFDTYNDASADDPQAGF encoded by the coding sequence ATGTCATCGGTTCAGCGGACGGATAAGCCGCGGCAAAAGAAAGAGACGCAAGGCGAACTGCTGCAACGGCAGCCCCCTTTCGACCTGCAGGCCGAAATCGGCGTGCTCGGTAGCATCGTGCTGCTGCCCGATGTGCTCGACGATGTGATCATGATCATTCGGCCGAGCGACTTCTATGACGATGCCCACGTCAAGCTGTTCGAGCACATGTGCAGCTTGCATGAGTCGAACAAAAAAATTGATCCGACGCTGCTTGTCGATCGCTTGAAGACAGCCGGCGATTATGACGCCATCGGCGGAAGCGCCTATTTGAGCAAGATCATCAACGCGGTTCCCAACGCGGCACATGCGACTTATTACGCCGATATTGTGCGCGAGAAGGCGACCTATCGTTCGCTGATTACCGCGTCGACCGAGATCCTCCGCGAGGCCTACGACGAGTCGCAGGAAGCGGCGCATTTGCTGGGCCAGGCAGAACAGAAAATCTTTTCGATCCTCGACAATCGGAGCGACAATGCCGTTCGCCCGATCAAAGACATCTTGCACGACGCGATGGATCGGCTCGAAGCCGTGATGATGGGAACCCACTCGGCTGGCGGCGGAGACTACGGCTTTCGCGAACTCGATTCGAAGACCGGTGGCGTACACAACGGCGAACTTGTGATTCTCGCTGCTCGTCCCTCAATGGGCAAAACAGCATTCGCGATGAACGTGGCCGAGAACGTTTCTCTCGGGCAAAATGTCCCCACGTTGTTTGTCAGCCTCGAAATGTCGTCGATCGAATTGGCCGACCGCTTGCTTTGCTCGGTGGCACGTGTGAATGGCTATCGCTTGCGCAATGGCACTGTGTCGCAAGAGGATCGGTTGAGACTTGTTGAGAAAGCGGCAGAAGTCGCCAAGGCTCCCCTGTTTGTCGATGATTCTCCCGGTCGAACCGTTTCTGAAATCGCAGCTGCCGCTCGGCGGATCAAACGCCGGCACGGATCGCTGGGACTCGTGGTCATCGACTATTTGCAGTTGATTGAGCCGGATAATGCCAAAGATCCGCGGCAAGAACAAGTCGCGAAAATTGCCCGTCGTTTGAAGGGGCTCGCCCGCGAATTGAAGGTGCCCGTCATGTGCCTGGCACAGTTGAATCGCCAGACAGAAATGGGCAAGGACAACATTCCGCGTTTGAGCCACTTGCGCGAATCAGGAGCCATCGAGCAAGATGCCGACGTGGTGATGTTCGTGCATCGCGAAGAATACTACCTGCGCGGTGAAGAACGTGACCGGCTAGCGGGTCAAGCACAGATCATCATCGCCAAACAGCGTAATGGCCCGGTGGGGGATGTGAACCTTGAATGGCACAAGGAGTTCACGCGGTTTCAAGATCCCACGCCAGAGCGCTTGCGCGAGTTCGATACTTATAACGATGCATCTGCTGACGATCCGCAAGCAGGGTTTTGA
- the rplI gene encoding 50S ribosomal protein L9, with amino-acid sequence MSATKSALAARGSFQELPRGPHHTVQLLLIQSVDHLGKQGDIVHVKRGYALNYLLPQGLATVATNHHKRMVEKHKAKLQEIEKARLATLRQLADAIAKQSITIEANANEEGHLYGSVNANDIAASLKQAHFHITADQVRLDGPLKELGLYTVKIHLHHDINAELKVWVVPTVVNEPAPEKAAKPAAADKAAKPAKTEKK; translated from the coding sequence ATGTCCGCCACCAAAAGTGCTCTCGCCGCTCGCGGCAGTTTTCAAGAGCTGCCCCGCGGTCCGCATCACACGGTGCAACTGCTGCTGATTCAATCGGTCGATCACCTCGGCAAGCAAGGCGATATCGTGCATGTGAAGCGCGGTTACGCTCTCAATTACCTGTTGCCACAAGGGCTGGCCACCGTCGCCACGAACCATCACAAGCGGATGGTCGAAAAGCACAAGGCCAAGCTGCAAGAAATCGAAAAGGCACGGCTGGCCACGCTGCGTCAATTGGCCGATGCGATTGCCAAGCAAAGCATCACCATCGAAGCCAATGCCAACGAAGAAGGCCATCTGTACGGCAGCGTGAATGCCAACGATATCGCCGCTTCGCTCAAGCAGGCGCACTTCCACATCACGGCCGATCAGGTTCGCCTGGACGGCCCGCTGAAGGAACTCGGTTTGTATACGGTCAAAATTCACTTGCACCACGACATCAACGCCGAACTCAAGGTGTGGGTCGTGCCAACGGTGGTCAACGAGCCAGCTCCCGAGAAGGCCGCGAAGCCAGCTGCCGCTGACAAGGCTGCTAAGCCCGCCAAGACCGAGAAGAAATAA
- the ssb gene encoding single-stranded DNA-binding protein, producing MASFNRVILLGNLTRDIEIKYLQSGMAVAEIGIAVNDRRKDQGGQWIEETTFVDVTLWGRTAEVAGEYLGKGSPILVEGRLKLDQWEKDGQKRSKMRVICEKMQMIPNGGAKGGPRGGGGGGGGYRGGGDEGPSFDESEYGGESMSAPPPSRGGGGRQSSPPPQPADDIPF from the coding sequence GTGGCCAGTTTTAACCGTGTAATCTTGCTGGGTAACCTCACGCGCGATATCGAAATCAAGTACCTGCAGAGTGGTATGGCAGTCGCTGAAATTGGGATCGCGGTGAATGATCGCCGCAAAGACCAAGGCGGCCAGTGGATCGAAGAGACCACGTTTGTCGATGTCACCCTGTGGGGTCGAACTGCCGAAGTCGCTGGCGAATATCTGGGCAAGGGCTCACCTATTCTGGTCGAAGGGCGTTTGAAGCTCGACCAGTGGGAAAAAGATGGCCAGAAGCGATCGAAGATGCGAGTTATTTGCGAGAAGATGCAAATGATTCCCAATGGTGGTGCCAAGGGTGGACCTCGCGGTGGTGGTGGAGGTGGTGGGGGCTATCGAGGCGGCGGCGACGAAGGCCCCTCGTTTGATGAATCTGAATATGGTGGTGAGTCGATGTCGGCTCCCCCGCCCAGTCGTGGTGGTGGCGGACGTCAATCGTCCCCTCCTCCGCAGCCCGCTGACGACATTCCGTTTTAA
- the rpsF gene encoding 30S ribosomal protein S6, producing MAQKQSVYECMVIYDSNKYAQDATKVGGQIAALVGKLGGEVLVSRLWNDQKLAYPIDGHKKGTYWLTYFRLDGSRLVEFNRDLRINETVVRSLTLHVDPRLVDALVEHAKGGLRPRAPEPTVGAPERHIEMPDLEEVGELN from the coding sequence TTGGCACAGAAGCAAAGCGTTTACGAGTGCATGGTCATTTACGATTCGAACAAATATGCACAAGACGCCACGAAGGTGGGCGGCCAGATTGCGGCCCTCGTCGGCAAGTTGGGTGGCGAAGTTCTCGTCAGCCGCTTGTGGAATGACCAGAAGTTGGCCTACCCAATCGATGGCCACAAGAAGGGGACGTACTGGCTCACTTATTTCCGCCTGGACGGTAGTCGTTTGGTGGAATTTAACCGCGATCTGCGAATCAATGAGACGGTTGTCCGCTCGCTGACGTTGCATGTTGACCCCCGCCTCGTCGACGCGCTGGTCGAACATGCCAAGGGTGGCTTGCGTCCGCGTGCTCCCGAGCCGACCGTCGGTGCGCCAGAACGCCACATCGAAATGCCAGACCTGGAAGAAGTGGGCGAGCTGAACTAG